In Salvia miltiorrhiza cultivar Shanhuang (shh) chromosome 4, IMPLAD_Smil_shh, whole genome shotgun sequence, the DNA window CCCGAGGAGAAGGTGTCAACAAAACCTTATTGGTCTTAGTTTTGCTTCTGAATCTTGTATTTTCTGTGAAACATTGGATCAAATGTCTAACTTGTCTTCTAAAAAATTTACAGGTCAAGTTATCTACTGGCCAAATGGCTGATCTGATACCATGGTGCTTGCCCAATACGGCCAAGAGGCACAATCAGTGGAAGGGACTTTTTGGCAGGTTGGACTGGGAGGGGAATTTTCCAACTTCAATAACTGACCCTCAACCAATGGGTAAAGTTGGAATGTGCTTTCATCCTGATCAAGACAGGATTGTGACAGTCCGTGAATGTGCACGTTCTCAAGTAAGCATGCTCCAACTTTTCAACAAAAGAAAGTTTGCATCATGGAGTTTGCCAAACGATAACTGGTTTTTATTGGGTCGTCTATTTCTTTAGTCTGCAAATTCTGTTTCCCTGACCACATATTCCCTTGTACGTTCTGGCTTGTTCTTTTACACCAGAAGATCTTCAGAAACTGAGCTAGAACACAATACAGAAGATGTGGCTTCACTTCCTTCTACTCCTAATAAACTTGTGCATATAAAACCTAATATCTTCATTGCACTAGACACTGATTCTGCAGCATTATAGAAGTGTAGAGAAATAAGTATGGGCTGGATTTCTTCATTCTATACTCGACTTGTCTATTCTAATTAGTCTACTTGTTTGTGCAGGGTTTCCCGGACAGCTATAAATTTTTTGGTACTATTCACCACAAGCACAGACAGATCGGAAATGCTGTTCCTCCTCCTCTGGCTTATGCCCTTGGAAGCAAACTGAAGGAAGCTGTCGAGAAGAAAAGAAGTTAGAAGTCTGTAGATGACAATCATGCCAATGGTCGTCGTTAAAGAACAAAATTCAATGTGCTGATGGTTTGTCTCGTCCATTCCTTGGAATGTTGATAATGTAGATGTGATTCCTTTAGTAAACAATCAATTTGAGCAAAGTTGTATAGATCGGCTCAACATTATTAGTTGGAAATTTCGGATTGAGGGTGACTCGCCTTTGAAGATTTGAGTATGTATGTACCAGTTGCTCTTAGTTGGGGGATCTACCCAAAATATATCGAATTTGAGGGGatttttttggattaattatACTCTAtagtttgaattttaattttgtaggTTATTTTATGGTCTGAATTTACAAAGTTACAAAAATGGTTTGAACTTTGCCTCGGTGTTCACTTTATAGTTGGGGAAAAAGAATTTGACTACGGAAAAATGATGTGGACTGTTCGAGTTTGATGTGAATTTTTGCCTAGTAGAAATGAAATTAGATGGAAATTATATTGTGTCAACTATATACTTTATGGCTCAAAGTTTGGTTTGTTGATAACTTTATGACCTaattttatgaatttgaaaaatatttttgaaatatttccGGCTATGAAAGAATTTGAAAAGACGACTCTAATTGTATGCATATCACTAAATACAATTTCTAAAATACCTGTATATAGTTGAAAGTTTTGCTAATTACGCAATTACATAAATGCTGGATAGAATGATAGAACAATCAATCCAGCCTATACTTATTTCGCAAAATACCTCTCAGTGTAGAATCATTATTGTAAACATACATTCAATACTTAAGTAGAAATTCTGTCCAAATCAATATAATAAAGGGTTAATAGTcgaaaaatacacaaacttttatGAAATTTACAAATTGCACGCgagcttcaaaaatagccctagaatacatcaccttttaattttgttgtaaaTTGCACACGCGAAAGTTCCGGTagctcttaagtttgaccggcgatgacgtGGACAATATTTAACATTACATGGCATTACTCGTGGCTTTTTTTTACACGTGggcaaaacaacgtcgttttgatattttgaagaatttagtaaaaaaaaaatttgcccCCCTACCGCCTCCCTCTTCCACTCAACCGCCACCTCCACCCTTCTAGATCTGGAGCGCCCACTACTTCTCCGGCGAGGAACGCCTCTCCGACATCAACCGCGACAGGGGCAACGCCGTTCATCCGTTTAATCTTTGCTGGAGAAATCTGGCAAATTCCTTATGATTTGGGAAAATTTCAGTGTCGTTCATCCGCTTTATCCGCCACTTCCATCCTTCCAGATCTGGAGTCGCCCCCTGCTTCTTCGATGAGAAACGCCTCTTCGACATCAACCGTGACAGGGGCAACGTTGTTCAATCATAAGAAACCCACGTAGGCAAATTCCGACAAAACGAGCTTGACCAAACGTTCGCTGCCCAAACTTGACAAAACGTTCCCTACCCTAATTTTCTGAAAAACTTCTTCATCTTCGCTGGAGAAATCATAAGACGAAACACCTCTCGGACATCAACCGGCGAAATGGATTAAGAAAGGGCGTGAATCATAAGAAAATGATTTTCCCCAAATTTTGAGAGACCACTAGGATAAGTATTTTTCGATTTTCTTTGGGAATTGGAAGGAGTGGACCGAAATTTTCGGCAATGGctcaaaaatattaatatcTCCCTTGACCCAGATTATCCAGACGAAAATTTTTGTCAGAAAAGATCCAGCCAACAGGGATTCACCTCCGACCGCAGCGAGCCACGCACGGCCAGCCGCCGCCCGAACTTTTCCTTCTTCGATTATCTAGCGTCTCCTCCGACCACCGCAtcaacatttttttctttttctttttaatttaaagGAGCTTGACAAAACGATGTCGTATTGCTACCATCACCGGTCGTCCACGTAGGCAAATTTCGGGAGCCACGTCAACAGCGATTAATGTGTTGGTCAACGAGTGtgcaaattacaacaaaattaaaaggtgatgtattctgaggctatttttgaagcttgtgtgcaatttgcaaatttcgtgaaagttcgtgtattttccgacTATTAACCttataataaattcaaattccCTTTGCATTAATTACGTTTCATACCATcgacaattaaaaaaaatcacctttCGATTCAAATATTCAAccttatttcatattttcaccTCAAACCAAGGGATTGAGATTTGGTGTATGTACCACATTAGATGTCCCACTTTGTAtctcatttttaattatatttattttttctccaatttcaactttttatgctttagtttaattttatgattattaactagggtttattccatctaattagggtatataattattttttattatttaatttcacttttattagctaataatagatTGATAAGTAAAATTTAtggcaaataattttttaaatttttattttttttaaataaaagataataatttatagtattacaataaaatttattttctaaaaaattattatgaaaataatagtTATAAGAGTGACATAGTGgtacatataaaaatttatttttctccaAGAAGATCGTTTCATCAGAAGAGACGTCAGAGAGGTGTTGTTTCGACGAAGCTTTTCATTTATTCGAGTCAGTTTGTTGGTTTCCATTTAATAGGTTCCTTTCCTTTAtttttagggtgcgttctctttggttataaatttatcatgggaaaatgaaggataaacaaaatttaaccctttaaatcattcgtttcttttctcacatttcctacttgacccctactcattcctcatttacactacaaaggagggataatattagagttaatgggctcaattagcACTTCTtggataagaaaaggaaaaaatgtccacccaaataaaaatatggaaaaactagccttttttaatgtaaatgtacaattatacccttaatactgttacacactttttcggaaaagtgtgtaataacgtaaaagtgtgtaattgcaaaaaagtgtgtaacagtgtaaaatacactgttacacactttttcaaaaatcgtgtaatagtgtattttacaatgttacacactttttctaaaaaatgtgtaattacgtaaaagtgtgtgattgcgaaaaagtgtgtaacagtgtattttacactgttacacactttttcgcttaTAAAATGTGTGTAATAGAGTATTTTATACTGTTACACACTAAAAGGGTATTTCAGTCAAAAAtgctattatttccatatttttatttgtatggctagaatttcctataactaaaaggttttggctagaGTAGGGTGCTGCctcataatattatcccttcaaaAATTTAACCTtataaatccttcatttcttttccaacatttcctacttgacccctactcattcctcatttacactacaaatgagggatatataatattatcacactatttttggagggataatgttagtgtaaatgaggaatgagtaagggtcaacccacctccggcatcaacttaatcgccccccgtactcatcggctccaacttacactttgtcagctcgcacgcgctcaatctcttcgTCGACTGCgtaccgccgacatgcagcagcatcaccaactccagatgtggacctggatcgaatcttgcttggtccaaatccatattcgtatttttttacttaggtcaggattcggtccaaatccattaggtccaaaaaaatgagattcatgtccagatccattagattcacaggaTCTCAagtcctgacccggatccattcttttttctcttttaaaataaatttacaaataataaaatcataattattatctagagttttaataattattcaaaaataaataaataaaatttaaatatatacacaattactatcataagataagcctaagaggttaaggtgttggaggagatgctgttgtgcagggcggtgaagaagctggtggcattgctgcatgtaagcggtgggcagtcgacaaccaagagattgggcgcgtgcgagctgacaaggtgcaagtcagaatcgatgagtacaGGAGTGATTAAGTTGAAGctggaggtgggttgctgaaattattaaaaaaaaaaaaataaggtgcagatccacccctgaagtagagggtgcaattaaacctaAACGTTAACgaacacttaacggcgttaggtcagaggggggaatttgcacccttttctcggagttcaggggtttagttgcacacacaatgagtaagaggggttatacgctataaaggctactacttcgggggccaatctgcgcCTTTTCCCTTTCTTTAATTTGCACTTGTTCACtggcggagctaggggtggggcaggggggtcactgggcccccctgagattttcaaaaatactagggtattttcgtaattttatattaaaaataaaaaatatataattttatcaacATCATTATCTTGTTGAGCTATTTTATAATGTAATTGATATGTAAGCTTTCAAGTTAAGACATTTAGAATAAgtaaacatataattaatttatacatatcatgtTTGGATTGGattctagagatttatttttttaattttatattgaaagttactttgccttacaaagtttcatgggattttggaaaataaaatcacggactattttgaatttataattttaatgtcTTTTTAGtttggcgaattaaatcattattttttcaagttttgcaatttcgtcccccaatttttttcgatcgcTAGAGCATCGAATTGGAGCTTAcatggattagtaaagacgatgacatttttgtgaggcctaaacgacatcgtttcgtaccatttcaattaaaaatttctccaaattagaaagagattgtatcatgtatttgcactctatataatattcaatatttagtaattttattgcaaaatacatcgtaaaatgaatatgagcttgaaaatctgttaaaatgtgttttttgtaatttaaataatattataattatgttattgattcatttatttttaatttaatttttattttttaatttaattattaattttctttaaaaaaaaattttggacccccctgaatcgaaagtctggctccgcctcTGCTCTTGTTCGTTCTTAATTATGATCACCATCATATATACAAATTTTGCATTTATCAATTAGCATCAAGCCACACTAACATCAATATTCCTAATTAATTGCATTGCCCAGTTAAAGAGTAGGAATCTGAGAATATAGAATCAAAAATTTAACCACAGATAAATATTACAAGAGAGCAAACCAAATGAGAGAAATAGACATGATctatcaattaaattaaattttctaTCTATATATTGATGGACTTGAAATCATCAGATAATCCTCTGGATGATCGCATGTCACTTTCGCTGGCGTACGACGAGTAGAAATCCTCATCGAATTCCTTCTCCTTGATCTCCTCCACCTTCTCCACCACCTCCCTTATCTCCGGCCGACTATCGGCGTCGGCCTGGCAGCAGCTCAACCCTATTTTCAAGAGCTTCATCATCTCGCCCTGCCCGTGATTACTCCCGCCCATCTCCGGATCAAACACGGGCGTGTCGTCCGCGACGGCCGTCTCCACCCAGGCGGCGAGGTCCACCTCGGCCTGCTGCTCTACGCCGGACTTCCCCGTGAGGATTTCGAGTATCAAGTATCCGAAGCTCCAGACGTCGGTTTTCTTGGTGAGCTTGCCGGTTTCCTTGTACTCGGGGGACTTGTAGGCGACCATGTTCTCTTGGGCTTGCTCTTTGTTGACGATGGGTATTAACCCGTAGTCGGTGAGGAGAGGGCTGAAGGCGGCGTCGAGGAGCACGTTGGACGCCTTGAGGTGGCCGTGCGCCGGAGTGAGGCTGGGCAGCTCGTTGTGGAGGTAGAGAAGCCCTTTGGCCACTCCTTTGACGATTTTGAGGCGCGTTGCCCAGTCGAGGGATGGATGGTCATTGGCGTGAAGTCTGGCGGCGAGGCTGACATTGTGGGCGAACTCGGCTACGAGGAGCTTCTCCTCCTTCTTGTAGTAGAATGCCACAATGGGCTGCACATTCTGATGGCTCATGCGCCCCAGCCTTCTCATGTGCTCGTTGAAGTCTTCTTTGCTCACTTGGTTCATGTGCTTGAATCTCTTCACAGTCATCTTCTTCCCGTTCAGCCCCGCCTTGTATGTCGACCCGAACACGCTGCTGCCCAGGACCTCCGCCGACGCCTTCAGCAGCTCCTGCATGTCGAATTTCTCTGAATCTTCCTTCAGGAATGTCAGCAGCCTCACGCTTGGCTTCCCGCTCTCCGACCCGCCTGCTGCTGCCGCACCCGCACCTCTTTCCATTTCGTTCAAATCTGCCGTTGCGGCCGGGGTGGCGGCGGCCGAGGCAGAGGCCCCGCCTTGCTGGGACCTTTTCTTGCGGCAGACGAAGAAGATGCACACTCCTAAAAGGGCTATCAGTGCTGCCCCCAGCAGGATCGCCACTACCGCGATCGTTGTCTCCGGGAACCGCCGGTGGTGGCTGCCGCCTTTATCGTCGGCGTTGGAGGGGCATGCCTGATCAAGCGGGGCTCCGCATAGGGCTTCGTTGCCTGCAGATTGcccaaaaattagaaaatattattgttatCTATAGCTAGTATTAAGAGGAAGGAAATTTCACCATAGAACGAGGAAGCATCTAAATGGCTGAGGCTTTGAGGGATTTGGCCAGCCAATCTATTATTGGAGACATTGAAATTTTTCAAGCCTTGCTGCCGGAAATTGGGTATTTGACCTTCAAATTCATTGTCTTGCAGCGTCAATTCTATCAACCTAGGCAGCGTGGCCAAGGTGGCCGGAATGGCGCCGGTGAACTTGTTGTTAGCCAAGTGAagcttcttcaaggattgcatCCCATAGAAAGCGGTGTCGGGAATCTCACCGGAAAACTTGTTGTTAGACAAAAAGACGGTCTTAAGGGCGCCGTGGCGGGTGAGATTGGGCAAGGAGCCCTGAAAGTCGTTGTTCTTGAAGCTGAGACTTCTCAAATCGGACAATTTGGCTAGGGTTTCGACGTCGATCAGCCCATGCAAGCCCATGTTCTCGAGCTGCAGGCCCCAGACGTGGCCGCTGGCGCACAGAACGCCCTTCCAGCCGCTGCAGGGGGGCTGGGAGGGGGTCCAATCGGCCAAGGCGGCCGTGTTCCGGAGAGATGCCTTGAACTTGAGCAGGAGTTGGGCATCGGATTGACTATGTGAGACGGCGAGATtgtggaagaggaggaggaggaggaagatcgGAGAGGAGGAGCGTGTGGGCTCGGAAAGGACATGGCGTTGAACCATCATGGGTTGAAGTGGTGGCGCGCACTTGTGAGTGCGCGCCCTTGTGAGTTGGACACCTAAAATTGGGAATGAGGGCAAAGAATGAAGGAGATTGTATTGAAATTTGGTAAACATGGTGGTTTGTGGatgggagagggagagggagttGCCAAGAATAGTGCGTAAGCTGCATATTCATAATGTCCACGCATACTTTTTGCATCAGAGATTTGCGCTCTGCCTTTACCTTTTTTCAGATAATAATTAGGGTTTAAGATTAGTTGGAATGTATATGCATCTTTTACTTGCCTGCATCTTTCTACAGCTTTCAACCAACTCATATATatcttttttaatatatatatatcttgcaTTACAAACTTCATTCCCATGCATGCATCTGTTGACTAGTGAAACACCGCATTTACCTATCCactatatatatgcataaaatGTCCAAAATAGTAGTAGACAACTGTCCGAATTGGAGTGATGCATCTAACTTAATTACCATAATCACTGAAATTCAAGGACAAATTTGTGCAGCTAATTAGTTTCTTACTTTTATATTATAACGCGtgttaatatatactccctcgaTCCATAAAGAGTGTGCCGTGGAGTGAATAGcgtgagttttaataaaataattgaaagatGTAATTTT includes these proteins:
- the LOC131021388 gene encoding pollen receptor-like kinase 1, producing the protein MMVQRHVLSEPTRSSSPIFLLLLLFHNLAVSHSQSDAQLLLKFKASLRNTAALADWTPSQPPCSGWKGVLCASGHVWGLQLENMGLHGLIDVETLAKLSDLRSLSFKNNDFQGSLPNLTRHGALKTVFLSNNKFSGEIPDTAFYGMQSLKKLHLANNKFTGAIPATLATLPRLIELTLQDNEFEGQIPNFRQQGLKNFNVSNNRLAGQIPQSLSHLDASSFYGNEALCGAPLDQACPSNADDKGGSHHRRFPETTIAVVAILLGAALIALLGVCIFFVCRKKRSQQGGASASAAATPAATADLNEMERGAGAAAAGGSESGKPSVRLLTFLKEDSEKFDMQELLKASAEVLGSSVFGSTYKAGLNGKKMTVKRFKHMNQVSKEDFNEHMRRLGRMSHQNVQPIVAFYYKKEEKLLVAEFAHNVSLAARLHANDHPSLDWATRLKIVKGVAKGLLYLHNELPSLTPAHGHLKASNVLLDAAFSPLLTDYGLIPIVNKEQAQENMVAYKSPEYKETGKLTKKTDVWSFGYLILEILTGKSGVEQQAEVDLAAWVETAVADDTPVFDPEMGGSNHGQGEMMKLLKIGLSCCQADADSRPEIREVVEKVEEIKEKEFDEDFYSSYASESDMRSSRGLSDDFKSINI